In Caldicellulosiruptor obsidiansis OB47, a single window of DNA contains:
- the queD gene encoding 6-carboxytetrahydropterin synthase QueD: MLLKKIFKFDAAHNLTKYNGKCENLHGHTYKLVVTVEGKPDNQDMVIDFVLLKKIVQNEVIDILDHAYINDIIENPTAENIAKWIWGKLSKKIEEQGVKLYEIEVWETEDSSVIYRGEDE; this comes from the coding sequence ATGCTTCTCAAAAAAATCTTTAAATTTGACGCGGCGCATAATCTCACAAAGTATAATGGGAAATGTGAAAACCTTCACGGGCACACCTACAAGCTTGTTGTTACAGTTGAGGGGAAACCTGATAACCAGGACATGGTGATAGACTTTGTGCTTTTAAAGAAGATTGTACAGAATGAGGTGATTGACATCTTAGACCATGCGTATATAAACGATATAATAGAAAATCCTACTGCTGAGAACATTGCAAAATGGATATGGGGAAAACTTAGCAAAAAAATAGAAGAACAAGGCGTCAAGCTTTATGAAATTGAAGTGTGGGAGACAGAGGACAGTAGCGTCATATACAGGGGTGAAGATGAATGA
- the folE2 gene encoding GTP cyclohydrolase FolE2, with the protein MIDVQSQKDLRGISIQKVGIKDLNWPIVVMDRENKTQTTIAKITAAAELKGDIRGTHMSRFIEAIDELKVVGPKEIEKLLDRIKEKLNSEKAYIRFDFPYFINKRTPVTGTLSPLKVDCYFEAERDNKFDLKVGVVVPVHTLCPCSKEISEYGAHNQRAYVTIEVKMRKFMWIEELVEIAESSASCPLYSILKRPDEKWVTERAYQNPRFVEDLLREVVLKIREDGRIKWYKVFVESIESIHNHNAFAYIEGEITK; encoded by the coding sequence ATGATTGATGTTCAGAGTCAGAAGGACCTTCGCGGTATTAGTATTCAAAAAGTTGGGATAAAGGATTTAAACTGGCCAATTGTCGTAATGGATAGAGAAAACAAAACTCAGACAACAATTGCAAAAATTACTGCTGCAGCAGAGCTAAAAGGGGATATCAGAGGCACACACATGTCCAGGTTCATTGAAGCTATAGATGAGCTGAAAGTTGTGGGACCTAAGGAGATAGAAAAGCTTTTGGATAGAATAAAAGAAAAGCTGAATTCAGAGAAAGCCTATATAAGGTTTGATTTTCCTTACTTTATAAACAAAAGAACACCTGTGACAGGAACGCTTTCTCCACTTAAAGTTGACTGCTATTTCGAAGCAGAAAGAGACAACAAATTTGACCTTAAAGTAGGTGTGGTTGTTCCTGTTCACACTCTGTGTCCATGCTCAAAAGAAATTTCAGAATATGGAGCTCACAACCAGAGAGCTTATGTGACAATAGAGGTAAAGATGAGAAAATTTATGTGGATTGAAGAGCTTGTTGAGATTGCAGAATCTTCTGCATCATGCCCTCTTTATTCTATCTTGAAAAGGCCTGACGAGAAATGGGTAACAGAGAGAGCTTATCAGAACCCTCGCTTTGTTGAAGACCTTTTGAGAGAGGTTGTTTTAAAAATAAGGGAAGATGGGCGAATTAAATGGTATAAGGTTTTTGTTGAGTCAATTGAGAGTATTCACAACCACAATGCTTTTGCGTATATTGAAGGTGAAATAACAAAATGA